One window from the genome of Rhodococcus sp. ABRD24 encodes:
- a CDS encoding DUF1365 domain-containing protein → MLPETPAIYRTVISHVRTAPLRNMFRYRSYSWFVDVDELPRLPRLLGPLAGFASADHLGDLSRTLRENVDAFLAAHGIDLNGGRVVLLANARVFGYVFNPLSVFWCHDADGRQVCVIAEVHNTYGERHCYLLRPDSGGGARAAKEFYVSPFNDVDGEYRMTLPTPDEALRLAISLERPEQPPFVATVVGERRDATPREILRAVLAVPVAPLRVAAQIRWQGIRLWARGLEIRPRPTHRRQEAV, encoded by the coding sequence ATGCTCCCCGAGACGCCCGCGATCTACCGGACGGTGATCAGCCACGTGCGGACCGCACCGCTGCGAAACATGTTCCGCTACCGCAGCTACAGCTGGTTCGTCGACGTCGACGAACTGCCCCGGTTGCCCCGGCTGCTCGGGCCCCTGGCCGGATTCGCGTCGGCCGACCACCTGGGCGATCTGTCGCGGACGCTGCGCGAAAACGTCGATGCATTCCTCGCCGCCCATGGAATCGACCTGAATGGCGGCAGGGTCGTCCTGCTCGCCAACGCCCGCGTGTTCGGCTACGTGTTCAATCCGCTCAGTGTCTTCTGGTGTCACGACGCCGATGGTCGCCAAGTCTGTGTGATTGCCGAGGTCCACAACACATACGGCGAGCGGCACTGCTATCTGCTGCGACCGGACAGCGGGGGCGGGGCGAGGGCCGCCAAGGAGTTCTACGTCTCGCCGTTCAATGACGTCGACGGCGAGTATCGAATGACGCTGCCGACCCCGGACGAGGCGCTGCGTTTGGCCATCTCGCTGGAACGGCCCGAGCAGCCGCCATTCGTGGCGACGGTAGTCGGAGAGCGTCGCGATGCGACGCCACGCGAAATCCTGCGGGCGGTGCTCGCTGTGCCGGTGGCTCCGTTGCGGGTCGCGGCGCAGATCCGCTGGCAGGGAATTCGCTTGTGGGCCAGGGGGCTCGAGATCCGCCCACGGCCGACCCATCGACGACAGGAGGCAGTGTGA
- a CDS encoding FAD-dependent oxidoreductase: protein MVARIQSGDGRRRIAVVGGGVAGLTAAWVLKRDADVTLYEADGRLGGHADTHRITTPVGERLAVDTGFIVHNDRTYPTLLRLFAELGVPTQESDMSMSVRCDGCALEYSGGQGLSGIVPAAGTLLRGEYLRMLFEVRRFHRQARDVLADQARDRWTLADFLDAGRFSDYFTAHFMTPLVSAVWSCDPKTALRYPARYLFTFLDHHGMLTVGGSPTWRTVTGGSVEYVRRVAASIGEVRLSAPVRAIHRHADRVEIRDDGDDLREFDAVVIATHPQQALKMLAAPTPQQHEVLGAMPYSVNRTQLHTDETVLPRNPRARASWNYRIPFCTARPEQVLVSYDMTRLQRLPDTGSRYLVTLGGAEMVDPDRVIDTMVYEHPQYTPASLAAQRRLPELSDGVLAFAGAYHGWGFHEDGALSGLRAAESVGGQWM, encoded by the coding sequence ATGGTGGCTCGGATACAGAGCGGTGATGGCAGACGCCGGATTGCGGTGGTGGGTGGAGGTGTCGCCGGGCTGACTGCAGCCTGGGTGCTGAAGAGAGACGCCGACGTCACGCTGTACGAGGCCGACGGCCGGCTCGGCGGTCACGCCGATACCCATCGGATCACCACCCCGGTCGGCGAGCGGCTTGCGGTGGATACCGGCTTCATCGTGCACAACGACCGCACGTATCCGACATTGCTGAGGCTGTTCGCCGAACTCGGTGTGCCGACGCAGGAGTCGGACATGAGCATGTCGGTGCGCTGTGACGGCTGTGCGCTCGAGTACTCGGGTGGGCAGGGGTTGAGTGGGATCGTGCCAGCTGCGGGGACACTGTTGCGCGGTGAGTACCTGCGAATGCTGTTCGAGGTCAGGCGGTTCCATCGACAGGCGCGGGACGTACTGGCCGACCAGGCGCGCGACCGGTGGACGCTCGCGGATTTCCTCGACGCCGGCAGATTCTCCGACTATTTCACCGCGCACTTCATGACGCCGCTCGTCTCCGCGGTGTGGTCGTGCGACCCGAAGACGGCGCTGCGGTACCCGGCCCGCTACCTGTTCACCTTTCTCGACCATCACGGAATGCTCACTGTCGGAGGTTCCCCCACGTGGCGAACGGTGACTGGCGGCAGCGTCGAGTATGTCCGCCGAGTTGCCGCCTCGATCGGCGAGGTGAGGTTGTCGGCGCCGGTGCGGGCGATCCACCGGCACGCCGACCGCGTCGAGATCCGTGACGACGGCGACGATCTGCGTGAGTTCGACGCGGTGGTGATCGCGACGCACCCGCAGCAGGCGCTGAAGATGCTTGCCGCGCCGACGCCGCAACAGCACGAGGTGCTCGGGGCGATGCCGTACTCGGTCAATCGCACTCAGCTGCACACCGACGAGACAGTGCTGCCGAGGAATCCGCGGGCGCGGGCGTCGTGGAACTATCGAATCCCGTTCTGCACAGCGCGCCCAGAGCAGGTGCTGGTCAGCTACGACATGACGCGGCTACAGAGATTGCCGGACACCGGCTCCCGCTATCTGGTGACCCTCGGCGGGGCGGAGATGGTGGACCCGGACCGGGTGATCGACACCATGGTTTACGAGCATCCGCAGTACACCCCGGCCTCGCTCGCCGCGCAGCGCCGGTTGCCGGAGCTCAGTGACGGTGTCCTCGCGTTCGCGGGCGCATACCACGGCTGGGGCTTCCATGAGGACGGTGCGCTGTCGGGACTGCGGGCCGCGGAGAGCGTCGGAGGGCAGTGGATGTGA
- a CDS encoding alpha/beta hydrolase — protein sequence MSPGLVVLVLPGGRVSDRRRARRWQSANLRMASFARGLRRAGQSHGVGVWLARYRLRGWNGSDRSPVPDVRRTLAEIRRRHGDVPVVLIGHSMGGRVGAVVADEPQVQALLALAPWWPDGEGARVPLSVRLAVAHGTADRWTDPFASQMQVELARARGVDATWIAVPGAGHAMIRHRDVWNRIAVDFILDQSRRVSSPNVS from the coding sequence GTGTCGCCGGGGTTGGTGGTGCTGGTGCTTCCCGGCGGCAGGGTCAGCGATCGTCGACGTGCGCGCCGGTGGCAGAGTGCGAACCTGAGGATGGCGTCGTTCGCGCGGGGGCTGCGCCGGGCAGGACAGTCGCACGGGGTCGGGGTGTGGCTGGCTCGGTACCGGCTGCGGGGATGGAACGGCAGCGACCGCAGCCCCGTGCCCGACGTCCGCCGCACACTCGCCGAGATTCGTCGCCGTCACGGTGATGTCCCGGTCGTGCTGATCGGTCATTCGATGGGCGGCCGGGTGGGAGCCGTCGTCGCCGACGAGCCACAAGTCCAAGCGTTGCTTGCGCTCGCCCCCTGGTGGCCGGACGGCGAGGGCGCACGCGTCCCGCTGTCGGTGCGGTTGGCGGTCGCGCATGGAACCGCGGACCGCTGGACCGATCCATTCGCGTCGCAGATGCAGGTGGAACTCGCACGTGCCCGCGGCGTCGACGCGACCTGGATCGCCGTCCCCGGCGCGGGTCACGCGATGATCCGGCACCGCGACGTGTGGAACCGCATCGCCGTCGATTTCATCCTGGACCAATCGCGGCGGGTCTCCTCTCCGAATGTCTCGTGA
- a CDS encoding alpha/beta fold hydrolase, which translates to MTSFARRWATAAALALSVVVAGTLAPPAAGATPAYPTPLPDPFLAAPADIATKAPGDILATRRADTWLLPGSEVWQIKYRSTNSAGQPIPAITTVIKPVGAPTDMPVLSYQAIVNSLGLRCAPSAALFTGEIKDVFGLPLALAMGWAVAIPDHLGPNSAYGAARLGGMITLDGVRAVKRLPELRLSNSPVALAGYSGGGMATAWAAALNPTYAPDVTLAGVAQGGVPASIEQMAAGLGLANQHPGFGLGFAAAMGLEREYPDRLPVSSQLKRRGIALRDELKDECRSMIIAKGLFHSVTDVANSTSLLQDQNTLAVMRENSLVEYAGVPTAPVFMWHGATDELTPYRSVVETVDRYCKAGATVEFVGYPIAEHMTNAVVGLPSAFMYLKDRFAGLPAPSNC; encoded by the coding sequence ATGACGTCGTTTGCACGTCGATGGGCGACCGCCGCAGCACTCGCACTCTCCGTCGTGGTGGCCGGCACACTCGCCCCACCCGCCGCCGGCGCAACACCCGCGTATCCCACACCCCTGCCGGACCCCTTCCTCGCCGCCCCCGCGGACATCGCGACCAAGGCGCCCGGCGACATCCTCGCAACCCGGCGCGCCGACACGTGGCTGCTGCCCGGAAGCGAGGTGTGGCAGATCAAGTACCGATCGACCAACTCGGCCGGCCAGCCGATTCCCGCGATCACCACGGTGATCAAGCCCGTCGGCGCGCCGACGGACATGCCGGTGCTGTCGTACCAGGCCATCGTCAACTCGCTCGGGCTGCGCTGCGCACCGTCCGCCGCCCTGTTCACCGGCGAGATCAAGGACGTCTTCGGACTACCGCTCGCGCTGGCGATGGGATGGGCGGTCGCAATCCCCGATCACCTCGGCCCCAACAGCGCATACGGCGCCGCCCGGCTCGGCGGCATGATCACGCTCGACGGAGTCCGCGCGGTCAAACGACTGCCGGAGCTCCGTCTGTCGAACAGCCCTGTCGCGCTCGCCGGCTACTCCGGCGGCGGTATGGCAACCGCGTGGGCAGCCGCCCTCAACCCGACCTATGCACCGGACGTGACACTCGCCGGCGTCGCGCAGGGCGGGGTACCCGCAAGTATCGAACAGATGGCAGCGGGGCTCGGTCTGGCGAACCAGCATCCTGGATTCGGGCTCGGCTTCGCCGCCGCGATGGGCCTCGAGCGCGAGTACCCCGACCGCCTGCCCGTGAGCTCCCAGCTCAAGCGGCGCGGGATCGCCCTGCGCGATGAACTCAAGGACGAGTGCCGGTCGATGATCATCGCCAAGGGCCTGTTTCACAGCGTTACCGACGTCGCGAACTCCACAAGCCTGCTGCAAGATCAGAACACCCTCGCGGTGATGCGCGAGAACAGCCTGGTCGAGTACGCGGGCGTACCGACCGCTCCGGTCTTCATGTGGCACGGCGCGACGGACGAGCTCACGCCGTACCGGTCGGTGGTCGAGACCGTCGACCGCTATTGCAAGGCTGGGGCGACCGTCGAGTTCGTGGGCTACCCGATCGCCGAGCACATGACCAACGCCGTCGTCGGATTGCCTTCCGCGTTCATGTACCTCAAGGATCGTTTCGCCGGACTGCCCGCGCCCAGTAACTGCTGA
- a CDS encoding membrane dipeptidase codes for MSARSRFVRRRALPVLGATVALAVTCTAIAVSVPRSPNPTDPGPPSDPVYGLAGGCYSLESDTGSGFVSRDGSGFRTGAKAGTAERFRLQAAQLGRFMFFGSDTALIATGDADKAIASAQPTPATDWTLTFTDGAYTATATSTGRQLSVDRPTGALVVTAPGTDPSAGRFRLQPAEGCADFPEADVNATGAPLTSSTGEVRGFIDAHVHMNANEFIGGEIRCGKPYDPQGITVALQDCEDHQPGGVPAVLENVLSHGNPFESHDTTMWPSFTDVPSYDSMTHEQLYYRWVERAWRGGLRMFTNLLVSNRVLCELYPLKSNPCDEMETVRIEARQAREIQDYVDAQYGGPGRGWFRIVSSPEDARHVAASGKLAVTLGVEISEPFGCRMPGGVLGGGLQCTEQDVDRGLDELYAMGVRQMILTHKFDNAFGGVRFDAGITGAAINVGNFLSTGEFWNVEPCTGVAADNPIGYAGEEVIEMTKSLPPGIVLPAYPAEEVCNTRGLTPLGEHAVRAMMQRGMIVDIDHMSVKTADQTLRILEDANYSGVVSSHGWTDPSNYPRIYQLGGFVASYAGSSENFVDEWRAARKDRDDDYFFGYGFGADTNGFGSQPAPRLDGTRSVRYPFTTFDGGTVMDRQRAGDRVFDFNTDGLAQYGLIPDWIEDMRVYAGKDGAQFMDDMTRGPEAYLQMWERVAE; via the coding sequence ATGTCCGCTCGATCCAGATTCGTTCGCCGCCGGGCGCTCCCCGTGCTCGGCGCCACCGTCGCGCTGGCCGTGACCTGCACCGCGATCGCGGTATCCGTGCCACGGTCGCCGAACCCCACCGATCCCGGCCCGCCCAGCGACCCGGTGTACGGGCTCGCGGGCGGATGTTACAGCCTCGAGTCCGACACCGGTTCAGGGTTCGTCTCCCGCGACGGAAGCGGCTTTCGAACCGGAGCCAAGGCCGGCACCGCAGAGAGATTTCGGCTACAGGCAGCCCAGCTGGGACGCTTCATGTTCTTCGGCTCCGACACCGCACTGATCGCGACCGGGGACGCCGACAAGGCCATTGCGTCCGCGCAGCCGACTCCCGCCACCGACTGGACGCTCACGTTCACCGACGGCGCATACACGGCAACGGCCACCTCCACCGGACGGCAGCTGAGCGTCGACCGTCCCACGGGTGCCCTCGTGGTCACGGCTCCAGGCACGGATCCGTCCGCGGGACGATTCCGCCTGCAGCCCGCCGAGGGCTGCGCCGACTTCCCCGAGGCCGACGTGAACGCCACAGGTGCGCCGTTGACGTCGTCGACCGGCGAGGTGCGCGGCTTCATCGACGCACATGTCCACATGAACGCCAACGAATTCATCGGCGGCGAGATCCGGTGCGGCAAGCCCTACGATCCGCAGGGCATCACCGTGGCACTGCAGGACTGCGAGGACCACCAGCCCGGCGGCGTGCCTGCGGTGCTCGAAAACGTCCTCTCGCACGGTAATCCGTTCGAGTCCCACGACACCACGATGTGGCCGAGTTTCACCGACGTACCGTCCTACGACTCGATGACCCACGAGCAGCTGTACTACCGATGGGTCGAACGCGCGTGGCGCGGCGGGCTGCGGATGTTCACCAACCTGCTCGTCTCCAATCGCGTGCTGTGCGAGCTGTACCCGCTGAAATCCAACCCGTGCGACGAGATGGAGACCGTCCGGATCGAGGCCCGTCAGGCCCGCGAGATCCAGGACTACGTGGATGCGCAGTACGGCGGACCGGGCCGCGGCTGGTTCCGGATCGTCAGCTCTCCCGAGGACGCGCGCCACGTCGCCGCGTCGGGCAAGCTTGCCGTCACCCTCGGCGTCGAGATCTCGGAACCGTTCGGCTGCCGCATGCCCGGCGGGGTGCTGGGCGGTGGGCTGCAGTGCACCGAGCAGGATGTCGACCGCGGCCTCGACGAGCTGTATGCGATGGGCGTGCGTCAGATGATCCTCACTCACAAGTTCGACAACGCGTTCGGCGGCGTCCGCTTTGACGCCGGAATCACCGGCGCCGCAATCAACGTCGGCAACTTCCTGTCCACCGGCGAATTCTGGAATGTGGAGCCGTGCACCGGGGTCGCGGCGGACAACCCGATCGGGTATGCCGGCGAGGAAGTGATCGAGATGACGAAGTCGCTGCCACCGGGCATCGTCCTGCCCGCCTACCCGGCCGAAGAGGTCTGCAATACGCGAGGTCTGACGCCGCTCGGTGAGCACGCGGTTCGCGCAATGATGCAGCGCGGCATGATCGTCGACATCGACCACATGAGCGTCAAGACCGCCGACCAGACCCTGCGCATTCTCGAGGACGCCAACTACTCCGGCGTCGTGTCCAGCCACGGCTGGACCGACCCGTCGAACTACCCGCGGATCTACCAGCTGGGCGGCTTCGTCGCATCGTACGCGGGGTCGTCGGAGAACTTCGTGGACGAGTGGCGAGCAGCGCGCAAGGATCGCGACGACGACTATTTCTTCGGCTACGGATTCGGGGCCGACACCAACGGGTTCGGCTCGCAACCCGCGCCGCGCCTGGACGGCACCAGATCGGTCCGGTATCCGTTCACGACATTCGACGGCGGCACGGTGATGGATCGGCAACGGGCCGGCGACCGAGTGTTCGACTTCAACACCGACGGTCTCGCACAGTACGGTCTGATTCCCGACTGGATCGAGGACATGCGCGTGTACGCCGGAAAGGACGGCGCCCAGTTCATGGACGACATGACCCGCGGCCCGGAGGCCTACCTGCAGATGTGGGAGCGGGTCGCCGAGTGA
- the smpB gene encoding SsrA-binding protein SmpB — protein sequence MKEKGRKVIATNRKARHNYTIIDTYEAGVALLGTEVKSLRDGKASLVDAFATVDDGEVWLRGLHIPEYTQGSWTNHSPRRTRKLLLHKREIEHLVGKTREGNQTLVPLSMYFSDGKVKVELALAKGKQDYDKRQDLARRTAEREVTREIGRRVKGMTRG from the coding sequence GTGAAAGAGAAGGGCCGTAAGGTCATTGCGACCAACCGCAAGGCGCGACACAACTACACCATCATCGACACCTACGAGGCCGGCGTGGCGCTCCTGGGTACCGAGGTGAAGAGCCTGCGGGACGGCAAGGCGTCGCTGGTCGATGCGTTCGCCACGGTCGACGACGGCGAGGTGTGGTTGCGCGGTCTGCACATCCCCGAGTACACGCAGGGCTCGTGGACCAACCACTCGCCGCGCCGCACCCGCAAGCTGCTGCTGCACAAGCGCGAGATCGAGCACCTCGTCGGCAAGACCCGCGAGGGCAACCAGACCCTGGTGCCGCTGTCGATGTACTTCTCCGACGGCAAGGTCAAGGTGGAACTCGCGTTGGCGAAGGGCAAGCAGGACTACGACAAGCGTCAGGATCTCGCCCGGCGCACCGCCGAGCGCGAGGTGACCCGCGAGATCGGGCGTCGCGTCAAGGGCATGACCCGAGGCTGA
- the ftsX gene encoding permease-like cell division protein FtsX, which yields MRASFIFSEVLTGLRRNITMTVAMILTTAISLGLFGGGLLVVQMASKTQQIFLDRVEVQLFLTDDISASDPDCIQDICRGLRTDLENTDSVVSVQYLNRDDAVADATDRVFKDNPELASLVTADAFPASFKVKLSDPERFGVINDSFAFRPGIESVLNQRELVDRLFSVLGGIRNAAFAIAVVQAIAAIFLIANMVQVAALTRKTEVGIMRLVGATRWYTQLPFLLEAVVAALIGSVLAVVGLFVAKGAFVDNMLADIYDANIVARITDSDVLLVAPFVVLVGAGMAAVTAYIALRLYVRD from the coding sequence ATGCGTGCCAGTTTCATTTTCAGCGAGGTCCTGACCGGCCTGCGCCGCAACATCACGATGACCGTCGCCATGATCCTGACGACCGCGATCTCCCTGGGCCTGTTCGGCGGCGGCCTGCTGGTCGTGCAGATGGCGTCCAAGACCCAGCAGATCTTCCTGGACCGCGTCGAGGTACAGCTGTTCCTCACCGACGACATCTCGGCATCGGACCCCGACTGCATCCAGGACATCTGCCGCGGGCTGCGTACCGACCTCGAGAACACCGACTCGGTGGTGTCGGTGCAGTACCTCAACCGCGATGACGCCGTCGCCGACGCCACCGACCGCGTGTTCAAGGACAACCCGGAGCTCGCGTCGCTGGTGACCGCGGACGCGTTCCCCGCATCGTTCAAGGTCAAGCTCAGTGATCCCGAACGGTTCGGTGTCATCAACGACTCGTTCGCCTTCCGGCCGGGCATCGAGAGCGTGCTCAACCAGCGTGAGCTGGTCGATCGTTTGTTCAGCGTGCTCGGCGGTATCCGCAATGCGGCGTTCGCGATCGCCGTCGTGCAGGCGATCGCGGCGATCTTCCTGATCGCCAACATGGTTCAGGTGGCTGCCCTGACCCGTAAGACGGAGGTGGGGATCATGCGGCTGGTCGGTGCCACCCGCTGGTACACACAGCTGCCATTCCTGCTCGAGGCCGTGGTCGCGGCGCTGATCGGATCGGTGCTCGCGGTCGTCGGACTGTTCGTCGCGAAGGGCGCGTTCGTCGACAACATGCTCGCCGACATCTACGACGCCAACATTGTCGCCCGGATCACCGACTCCGACGTGTTGCTGGTGGCACCGTTCGTGGTGCTGGTCGGCGCCGGCATGGCCGCGGTGACTGCCTATATCGCGCTGCGCCTGTACGTTCGGGATTAA
- the ftsE gene encoding cell division ATP-binding protein FtsE — MISVKDVSKFYKASTRPALDKVSVEVDKGEFVFLIGPSGSGKSTFMQLLLKEDTPTSGDIYVADFHVNKLAGRRVPKLRQSVGYVFQDFRLLQRKTVSENVAFALEVIGKPRSVIARTVPEVLDLVGLSGKADRMPTELSGGEQQRVAIARAFVNRPLVLLADEPTGNLDPDTSGDIMLLLERINRTGTTVLMATHDHHIVDSMRRRVVELDLGKVVRDEARGVYGVGR; from the coding sequence GTGATCAGCGTCAAGGATGTCTCCAAGTTCTACAAGGCCTCCACCAGGCCCGCCCTGGACAAGGTGAGCGTCGAGGTCGACAAGGGTGAGTTCGTCTTCCTGATCGGGCCCTCGGGCTCGGGGAAGAGCACCTTCATGCAACTCCTGCTGAAGGAGGACACGCCCACCTCGGGTGACATCTACGTCGCTGACTTCCACGTCAACAAGCTGGCCGGTCGCCGGGTGCCGAAGCTGCGTCAGAGCGTCGGCTATGTTTTCCAGGACTTTCGCCTGCTGCAGCGCAAGACGGTGTCCGAGAATGTCGCATTCGCGCTCGAGGTGATCGGCAAGCCGCGTTCGGTGATCGCGCGGACGGTGCCTGAGGTGCTCGACCTCGTCGGACTGTCGGGCAAGGCCGACCGCATGCCCACCGAGTTGTCCGGCGGCGAACAGCAGCGCGTCGCGATCGCCCGCGCGTTCGTCAACCGCCCGCTGGTCCTGCTCGCCGACGAGCCCACCGGCAACCTCGACCCGGACACCAGCGGTGACATCATGCTGCTACTCGAGCGAATCAACCGCACCGGCACCACCGTGCTGATGGCAACGCACGACCACCACATCGTCGACTCGATGCGCCGCCGTGTCGTCGAACTCGACCTCGGCAAGGTGGTCCGCGACGAAGCGAGAGGCGTGTACGGCGTCGGGCGCTGA